In Anaerolineales bacterium, one DNA window encodes the following:
- the ssb gene encoding single-stranded DNA-binding protein, which produces MPTLNRVQLIGRLGKDPEGKFTPTGKRVCHFSLAVSNRWKDKSGETREATEWVNIEAWGRLGEICQEYLKKGSLIFVEGRLKTDKYEDKGETKYFTKIVAQTLQFLDKKEKEEPLMAVDEDPGDYELAAE; this is translated from the coding sequence ATGCCAACTCTAAACCGCGTTCAATTGATCGGCCGTTTGGGCAAGGACCCCGAAGGCAAGTTCACGCCCACGGGCAAAAGGGTCTGCCATTTCAGCCTGGCGGTCAGCAACCGCTGGAAGGACAAGAGCGGCGAGACCCGCGAAGCCACCGAGTGGGTCAACATCGAAGCCTGGGGGCGGCTTGGCGAGATCTGCCAGGAATACCTCAAAAAAGGCAGCCTGATCTTCGTGGAAGGTCGTTTGAAGACCGACAAGTACGAGGATAAGGGCGAAACCAAGTATTTTACAAAGATCGTGGCACAGACCCTGCAATTCCTGGACAAGAAGGAAAAGGAAGAGCCGCTGATGGCTGTGGATGAAGATCCCGGCGATTACGAGTTGGCCGCGGAGTAA
- a CDS encoding helix-turn-helix transcriptional regulator: protein MFQRSICIEREGEMGKSQVKNNIRKLRFHHDEMTQEQLAKKVGVTRQTIIAMESEKYSPSLELAFRIARVFGVPLEEVFYYVPEDETES, encoded by the coding sequence ATGTTTCAAAGATCCATCTGTATCGAAAGGGAGGGTGAGATGGGCAAGAGCCAGGTCAAAAATAATATTCGGAAACTGCGCTTCCACCACGACGAAATGACGCAGGAGCAGCTGGCGAAAAAAGTGGGCGTGACGCGGCAGACCATCATTGCGATGGAAAGCGAAAAATATTCCCCTTCGCTGGAACTGGCGTTTCGCATCGCGCGCGTGTTTGGTGTGCCGCTGGAGGAAGTGTTTTATTACGTCCCTGAAGATGAAACAGAATCGTAG
- the panC gene encoding pantoate--beta-alanine ligase — MKTVTTLSDLRAARLSLQGTVGLVPTMGYLHEGHLSLVRQAKAGCDHVIVSIFVNPTQFGPKEDLSKYPRDLERDLELLSSLPAPGTAQEIVVWTPSAEEIYPPGYQTWVQVEALTSPLEGAMRPGHFKGVTTIVAKLFNATRPDKAYFGQKDAQQAAVIRKMVKDLNFPLEVIICPTVREADGLAMSSRNKYLNEAERAAATVLFRALSAAKGLFEDGERDAEALRSKMKAVIEAEPLAQMQYVSCADYDTLEELDQIKGKTLLSMAVFVGKTRLIDNFVLG, encoded by the coding sequence ATGAAAACCGTCACCACCCTCTCAGACCTACGAGCTGCGCGCCTCTCTCTCCAAGGGACAGTTGGTCTGGTTCCCACGATGGGATACCTGCACGAGGGGCATTTATCGCTCGTCCGCCAGGCAAAAGCCGGGTGCGACCACGTCATCGTCTCCATTTTTGTCAACCCAACCCAGTTCGGTCCCAAGGAAGACCTCTCCAAGTACCCGCGCGATCTCGAACGGGACCTGGAATTGCTCTCCTCGCTCCCTGCGCCGGGGACGGCGCAGGAGATCGTGGTGTGGACTCCGTCAGCCGAGGAAATCTACCCGCCCGGCTACCAGACCTGGGTGCAGGTCGAGGCGTTGACCAGTCCGCTTGAGGGGGCAATGCGTCCCGGTCACTTCAAGGGCGTGACCACCATTGTGGCGAAGCTGTTCAACGCCACCCGGCCCGATAAAGCCTATTTCGGTCAAAAGGATGCCCAACAGGCGGCGGTCATCCGTAAAATGGTGAAGGACTTGAACTTCCCGCTCGAAGTCATCATCTGCCCGACGGTGCGCGAGGCGGACGGGCTGGCGATGTCCAGCCGCAACAAGTACTTGAACGAAGCCGAACGGGCGGCAGCGACGGTCTTGTTCCGCGCGTTGAGCGCGGCGAAGGGGTTGTTTGAGGATGGGGAAAGGGATGCCGAGGCGCTAAGAAGTAAGATGAAAGCAGTGATCGAGGCAGAGCCGCTGGCACAGATGCAATACGTCTCCTGCGCGGATTATGATACGCTCGAAGAGTTGGATCAAATTAAAGGAAAAACACTGCTTTCAATGGCGGTCTTCGTGGGGAAAACGCGGCTGATCGACAATTTCGTGCTGGGATAG
- a CDS encoding NAD(P)-dependent alcohol dehydrogenase, producing MKAIVYNEYGAAEVLHLKEVEKPMPKDNEIQVRVRATSVTVGDLWARNFKAISPREFSMPLLLWIPSRMFFGLTKPRISILGSEFAGDVESVGKDVKRFKKGDAVFGYRGQSMGANAEYLCLPQDGMVTHKPVNMTYEEAATVPYGALTALSLLRKVNVQAGQKVLVIGASGRIGSAAVQLANYFGAEVTGICSTPGLDFVKSLGADRVIDYTKEDFTQNGETYDLIFDVMRKSSFSQSRNSLSPNGIYLLASFKMKQLFQMLWTSMRGGRKVVCALSSEKIEDLDLIKELVEAGKFKSVIDKRYPLEQMAEAHRHAETGGRQGNVVITVGA from the coding sequence ATGAAAGCAATTGTATATAACGAATACGGAGCAGCGGAGGTGCTTCACCTCAAGGAAGTGGAAAAGCCCATGCCAAAGGATAATGAAATCCAAGTGCGGGTACGCGCCACCTCTGTCACCGTCGGGGACCTGTGGGCGCGGAATTTCAAGGCGATCTCGCCGCGCGAATTCTCGATGCCCCTTCTACTTTGGATTCCTTCACGGATGTTTTTTGGTCTCACGAAGCCGCGGATTTCCATCCTTGGGAGCGAGTTTGCCGGGGATGTTGAATCTGTTGGGAAGGATGTGAAGAGATTCAAGAAAGGGGATGCGGTGTTCGGGTATCGCGGTCAGAGCATGGGGGCGAATGCCGAGTATCTATGCCTGCCCCAAGATGGTATGGTGACGCATAAACCTGTCAACATGACCTATGAAGAGGCTGCTACAGTTCCCTACGGCGCGTTGACCGCGTTGAGCCTGCTGAGAAAGGTCAACGTGCAGGCGGGGCAAAAGGTGCTGGTCATCGGTGCCAGCGGACGGATCGGGTCGGCTGCGGTGCAACTTGCCAACTATTTCGGCGCGGAAGTAACCGGGATATGCAGCACGCCAGGCTTGGATTTTGTGAAGTCGCTGGGCGCGGATAGGGTCATTGACTATACCAAAGAGGACTTCACCCAAAACGGCGAGACCTATGACCTGATCTTTGATGTAATGAGGAAAAGTTCGTTTTCCCAATCCAGGAATTCGTTAAGTCCGAACGGCATCTACCTGTTAGCCAGTTTCAAGATGAAGCAACTTTTCCAAATGTTGTGGACGTCCATGCGCGGCGGCAGGAAGGTGGTATGCGCCCTGTCCAGTGAAAAGATCGAGGATTTGGATCTCATCAAGGAATTGGTCGAGGCAGGGAAGTTCAAATCTGTTATCGATAAACGCTATCCGTTGGAGCAAATGGCCGAGGCGCATCGCCATGCTGAAACGGGAGGCAGGCAGGGGAACGTGGTCATAACAGTGGGAGCATAG